Proteins from a single region of Acidianus ambivalens:
- a CDS encoding acyl-CoA dehydrogenase family protein gives MAAEEIARADFTMATAVFFLLENSWGYILDKYGSEELRKEVLHKVASGENFLGIASTEPSGGSDVANLETSAKKEGGKYVINGEKAYISGVMEAKEMGGGHLTLVRTGGKGHKGISMIYVPINSEGITVSRIENMGRMGISTGIIKYDNVKIDEKFLVGEENKGFYYAMDGFNHARVLVASACIGSAEAILEEGLKYIKEREAFGVKLKDLQSIAFEAAELYTKLEMARLLVYKSAWMLDHEEKYKDEIPKFSAMAKLIAPQTAFDVIKSVMIWFGAYGYTKDALIESGMRGLMSYLVGAEGALNIMKLIISKEILK, from the coding sequence ATTGCTGCAGAAGAAATCGCAAGGGCAGATTTTACCATGGCTACCGCAGTATTTTTCTTACTAGAAAATAGTTGGGGCTACATCTTAGATAAATATGGTTCAGAAGAACTAAGAAAGGAAGTTTTGCATAAAGTGGCTAGCGGAGAGAATTTTCTCGGAATAGCCTCTACAGAGCCTTCCGGAGGAAGTGACGTTGCAAACCTAGAAACTTCAGCAAAAAAAGAAGGAGGAAAATACGTAATTAACGGAGAAAAAGCTTACATAAGCGGAGTTATGGAGGCAAAAGAAATGGGCGGAGGTCACTTAACGCTTGTTAGAACTGGAGGAAAAGGACATAAAGGAATCTCGATGATCTACGTTCCTATAAACTCTGAAGGAATAACGGTCTCAAGAATTGAAAACATGGGTAGAATGGGAATATCTACTGGCATAATAAAATATGATAATGTGAAGATTGATGAAAAATTCCTAGTTGGAGAGGAAAATAAAGGCTTTTATTACGCAATGGATGGCTTTAATCACGCAAGAGTTTTGGTGGCTTCTGCGTGTATTGGTTCAGCTGAGGCAATACTTGAGGAAGGTTTAAAGTACATAAAAGAAAGGGAAGCATTTGGCGTAAAACTGAAAGATTTACAATCAATTGCCTTTGAGGCTGCAGAGTTATATACTAAATTAGAAATGGCAAGGCTACTCGTTTATAAATCAGCCTGGATGTTGGATCACGAAGAGAAGTACAAGGACGAAATACCGAAGTTTTCCGCAATGGCCAAATTAATTGCTCCCCAAACAGCGTTTGACGTAATCAAGAGCGTAATGATATGGTTTGGTGCATATGGTTATACTAAAGATGCGTTAATTGAGTCAGGAATGAGGGGACTTATGTCTTACCTAGTAGGCGCAGAAGGCGCGTTGAACATTATGAAGTTGATAATTTCCAAAGAGATATTGAAGTGA
- a CDS encoding conjugative plasmid protein (pARN3), whose protein sequence is MRKFNYNEIVVLNPMQTRYQMMTSRVFVPLYAAANDGIYRMNRAKRMGGFIATLGIAIGIIILAFITIFVIYFLVSVALRTGFNYPVYWIPTLIGVGVIMGSVFGIIKLVKIGKRFGRIANELEGELVVSWSQVKSIVIMNVRQENVANRPSLILNIIAPIYKEIGDWHVLTVDGRDITILDVDDPYNKLNYVKNRFNLNFS, encoded by the coding sequence ATGAGGAAATTCAACTATAATGAAATAGTAGTCCTTAACCCGATGCAAACTAGATATCAAATGATGACTTCTAGAGTTTTTGTTCCGTTATATGCTGCTGCAAATGATGGAATTTACAGAATGAATAGAGCAAAGAGGATGGGAGGTTTCATTGCTACGTTGGGAATAGCAATAGGGATAATAATTTTAGCTTTTATTACTATATTTGTAATATATTTTTTGGTTTCTGTTGCGTTGCGTACAGGTTTCAATTATCCTGTATACTGGATCCCAACTTTAATCGGCGTCGGGGTAATCATGGGCAGCGTGTTTGGAATAATTAAGTTAGTAAAGATTGGAAAGAGGTTTGGCAGAATTGCTAATGAATTGGAAGGGGAGCTTGTTGTATCGTGGAGCCAAGTTAAATCGATAGTTATAATGAATGTAAGGCAAGAAAATGTTGCTAATAGACCTAGTTTAATCCTCAACATTATAGCCCCTATTTACAAAGAAATAGGGGACTGGCACGTCTTAACGGTTGACGGAAGAGATATAACAATACTAGACGTAGACGACCCTTATAATAAGCTAAATTATGTAAAAAATAGGTTTAACTTAAATTTTAGCTAA
- a CDS encoding lactate/malate dehydrogenase family protein: MIKASFIGIGKIGQTIAYSAITKGIFDEVVLYDIIPELPEKFEHELRHALASLRIDTEVIGTNSIDDVTGSGIVVISAGRPRKPGMSRRDLFADNAKIIINLAKELPKRNPGAVYVMVTNPVDMMASVFAKYSKKYVISTGDQVESMRLRAYISKILHVPVSQVDGFVGGEHGEDAVVLWSTVAVNGKQVEDLPKEQIEKYVKRIPGDIIRVMGGTTWGPGTIIADIIKAIMLNENRVMSIAVPRQYEDEIIHISIPTVVGSKIGPTLEDHLSEDDRWHLIAAMKDYYSVYKDMLKSIKTEGEIVS; this comes from the coding sequence ATGATAAAAGCTTCCTTCATTGGTATAGGAAAAATAGGTCAAACGATAGCTTATTCAGCAATAACTAAGGGAATATTTGATGAAGTAGTCCTTTATGATATTATTCCAGAACTTCCAGAAAAATTTGAACACGAACTTAGGCATGCACTTGCTTCACTTAGAATAGACACTGAAGTAATAGGTACAAATTCAATAGATGACGTCACAGGCTCTGGCATAGTGGTAATTTCCGCGGGAAGGCCAAGAAAGCCTGGAATGAGTAGGAGAGACTTGTTTGCTGATAATGCAAAAATTATTATTAACTTAGCTAAGGAATTGCCAAAAAGGAATCCCGGGGCAGTGTATGTAATGGTAACAAACCCTGTTGACATGATGGCTTCGGTGTTTGCAAAGTATTCCAAGAAATACGTTATAAGCACTGGAGACCAAGTTGAGAGCATGAGATTAAGGGCTTACATTTCAAAGATCCTTCATGTTCCAGTTAGTCAAGTTGATGGTTTTGTTGGAGGAGAACATGGCGAGGACGCAGTAGTATTATGGAGCACTGTTGCAGTTAACGGTAAACAAGTTGAAGATCTTCCTAAAGAGCAAATTGAAAAGTACGTAAAAAGAATCCCAGGAGATATAATAAGGGTAATGGGTGGGACAACTTGGGGACCAGGAACGATAATTGCTGACATAATTAAGGCTATTATGCTCAATGAAAATAGGGTAATGAGTATTGCAGTGCCAAGACAATACGAGGACGAGATAATTCATATTAGTATTCCTACAGTAGTTGGAAGTAAAATAGGCCCAACATTAGAAGATCATCTAAGTGAAGATGATAGGTGGCATCTGATTGCAGCAATGAAGGATTATTATAGCGTATATAAGGATATGTTAAAGAGCATTAAGACTGAAGGAGAAATAGTAAGCTAA
- a CDS encoding CBS domain-containing protein → MTSKVKFLISKTLVTAEKGTKLEDVVKMMASMNIGSVIITDKEKPVGIITERDIIRALAEGIPLTEKIENVGTMDLITVFEDDSIYTAAEKMNKYNIRHLVVIDKEGNFKGVISIRDLIRESYVLKALANVSQEEWLGSD, encoded by the coding sequence ATGACAAGTAAAGTTAAATTCCTAATATCTAAAACGCTAGTAACAGCTGAAAAAGGAACAAAGTTAGAGGACGTTGTTAAGATGATGGCTTCAATGAACATAGGCTCTGTTATAATTACTGATAAAGAGAAACCGGTTGGTATAATTACTGAAAGAGACATAATAAGAGCTCTCGCAGAGGGAATTCCTCTCACTGAGAAAATAGAGAACGTTGGAACAATGGATTTAATTACAGTATTCGAGGACGACAGTATTTATACTGCTGCAGAGAAGATGAACAAATATAACATAAGGCATCTTGTCGTTATAGATAAAGAAGGTAATTTCAAGGGTGTAATATCAATTAGGGACCTTATCAGAGAAAGTTACGTTCTAAAGGCTTTGGCTAACGTTTCACAGGAAGAATGGTTAGGAAGTGATTAA
- a CDS encoding type II toxin-antitoxin system VapC family toxin — MTIIDTSALLALYVPEKLSNFVREELEKTDECYFLDLIFYEFPNVIRKRIVRNELSDEKGKEILERGLSYINLCKVVEGRELARKTYELSLKYNLTTYDAALIALAEKVNDVILTTDEKLLRGVRNYAEISKYFLLPY; from the coding sequence ATGACTATCATTGATACTTCAGCACTTTTAGCGCTTTACGTCCCGGAGAAGTTAAGCAATTTTGTAAGAGAAGAATTGGAGAAAACTGATGAATGCTATTTTCTTGACTTAATATTTTACGAATTTCCTAACGTTATAAGAAAAAGGATTGTGAGGAATGAGTTAAGTGACGAGAAAGGTAAGGAAATATTAGAGAGAGGGTTGTCGTACATAAATTTGTGTAAAGTGGTAGAAGGTAGAGAATTAGCTAGAAAAACTTATGAGCTGAGCTTAAAGTATAACTTAACAACTTACGATGCTGCACTAATAGCTTTAGCCGAGAAGGTAAATGACGTAATATTGACTACCGATGAAAAACTGTTAAGAGGAGTTAGAAATTATGCAGAAATTTCAAAGTATTTTTTATTACCTTACTGA
- a CDS encoding RNA-guided endonuclease TnpB family protein, with protein MARRVKAIRATVSMKIAVSDSLLALVNNYVKALRFTLFWLKENVPNPNEKGVLSKVHEELYEKLREEYNLPSKVAEDCYRDALSIYKGWYNNPRRGRFPRVYKPTVWLTPKASYSVNFERMTVRIASVGELQILGYPRNLKDYMSWKMKEARLAVKGGKAFLKVVFEIEGEKVEPGESIAVDINMADIVVGKEDKHYVRIPTRLGEVHHWKSLAESLQRKYPRRWRENKRILHRIRSFHQKAKMVMEDFARKVGKWVVEVARDFGANVIKLENLENLIKNVDKLPREFHDKLYLMQYRRLQYWISWQAKKHGMIVEFVNPSYSSISCPKCGQKMVEVGYRYFRCLKCGYENDRDVIAVVNLNGRGSLTLSTAPQMRDVRANR; from the coding sequence ATGGCTAGGAGGGTTAAAGCGATCAGAGCAACTGTTTCGATGAAGATCGCCGTATCAGACTCCCTCCTAGCCCTTGTGAACAACTACGTTAAAGCACTGCGTTTCACCCTATTCTGGCTGAAGGAAAATGTTCCAAACCCGAATGAGAAGGGAGTGCTTTCGAAAGTCCACGAGGAGTTGTATGAGAAGTTAAGGGAGGAGTATAATCTACCTTCAAAGGTTGCTGAGGACTGTTATAGGGATGCCCTTTCAATATACAAGGGTTGGTATAATAATCCGAGGAGGGGACGTTTTCCTAGAGTGTACAAACCCACTGTTTGGCTAACGCCAAAGGCAAGTTATAGCGTGAACTTCGAGAGGATGACTGTTAGAATTGCAAGTGTTGGAGAACTTCAAATTCTGGGTTATCCTAGAAACCTCAAGGACTACATGAGTTGGAAAATGAAGGAGGCTAGGTTAGCGGTCAAAGGCGGGAAGGCTTTTCTAAAGGTCGTTTTTGAGATAGAAGGAGAGAAGGTTGAACCAGGGGAAAGTATTGCCGTAGACATTAACATGGCTGACATAGTAGTTGGCAAGGAAGACAAACACTACGTTAGGATTCCAACTCGTCTTGGAGAAGTTCATCACTGGAAGTCTTTGGCTGAAAGTCTACAAAGGAAATACCCAAGGAGGTGGAGGGAGAATAAGAGGATCCTTCACAGGATTCGTTCTTTCCATCAAAAGGCTAAGATGGTTATGGAGGATTTTGCTAGAAAAGTGGGGAAGTGGGTTGTTGAAGTAGCTAGAGATTTTGGTGCTAACGTCATTAAGTTGGAGAACCTTGAGAACCTCATCAAGAATGTAGATAAATTACCAAGAGAGTTTCACGACAAACTCTATTTGATGCAATACCGTCGTTTGCAGTATTGGATTTCTTGGCAGGCTAAGAAGCATGGAATGATTGTTGAGTTTGTTAATCCTAGTTATTCATCAATCTCATGCCCTAAGTGTGGGCAAAAGATGGTTGAGGTGGGTTATAGGTATTTCCGTTGTTTAAAGTGCGGTTATGAGAATGATCGTGACGTTATTGCTGTAGTTAATCTTAATGGGAGGGGTTCTCTGACCCTCTCGACTGCCCCTCAAATGAGAGATGTAAGAGCGAATCGATGA
- the gltA gene encoding citrate synthase, with translation MSEVSKGLENVFIKTTSLTYIDGEAGILRYGGYDINDLVENCEYEEIIHLMLFGDLPSASQLQKIKEKTNESYNVPYQVFEVLEKLPHDADAVGMLETAFSMLSSFYNYPWKKDENKWRAIEIIAKTSTLVSNIYRIKEGMKPRLPEPSDSYARTFLETAFSRRPSDEEVKAMNATLIIYADHEVPASTTAALVTASTLSDMYSCMVSALAALKGPLHGGAAEATFEQLKEIGDQSKVEEWFDKKIIKEKNRLMGFGHRVYKTYDPRAKIFKKYAEEIAKTPEAKKYLRIATKLEELGIKHFAEKRIYPNVDFYSGIVFYSLGFPEYMYTTLFALSRVLGWLAHIIEYVEEQHRLIRPRALYVGPIKRDFVPLKYRE, from the coding sequence ATGAGTGAGGTAAGTAAAGGCTTAGAAAACGTTTTCATAAAGACTACGTCACTTACTTACATTGACGGAGAGGCAGGGATTTTACGTTACGGAGGGTACGACATTAACGATTTAGTGGAAAACTGCGAATATGAAGAAATAATTCACCTCATGCTCTTCGGAGATCTGCCTTCAGCTTCTCAGTTACAGAAGATAAAGGAAAAGACAAACGAAAGCTATAACGTACCTTATCAAGTATTTGAGGTTTTAGAAAAGCTTCCTCACGACGCTGATGCAGTAGGAATGTTGGAGACTGCATTTAGTATGCTGAGTTCATTTTACAATTATCCTTGGAAGAAGGACGAAAACAAATGGAGGGCTATAGAAATAATAGCCAAGACTTCTACCCTAGTCTCCAATATTTATAGGATAAAAGAAGGAATGAAGCCTAGATTACCAGAGCCTTCGGACAGTTATGCAAGGACTTTCCTAGAAACTGCATTCTCAAGGAGACCTTCAGATGAGGAAGTGAAAGCGATGAACGCTACGCTAATAATTTATGCAGACCACGAAGTTCCGGCATCAACTACTGCGGCATTGGTAACTGCATCAACTCTTTCGGACATGTATTCCTGCATGGTTTCAGCCTTAGCGGCACTTAAGGGTCCTCTTCATGGGGGTGCGGCAGAGGCTACGTTTGAACAACTTAAGGAGATAGGAGACCAAAGTAAGGTTGAGGAATGGTTTGATAAAAAGATAATTAAGGAAAAGAACAGACTAATGGGCTTCGGTCATAGAGTTTACAAGACTTACGATCCTAGGGCAAAAATATTCAAGAAATACGCTGAAGAAATTGCGAAAACTCCTGAGGCAAAGAAGTACTTAAGGATAGCTACAAAACTCGAGGAATTAGGAATTAAACATTTTGCTGAGAAGAGAATTTATCCCAACGTTGACTTCTATTCAGGAATAGTATTTTACTCTCTTGGATTTCCTGAGTATATGTATACTACCTTATTTGCGTTATCCAGGGTTTTGGGATGGCTTGCTCATATAATAGAATACGTTGAGGAACAACATAGACTAATTAGACCTAGAGCTTTATACGTTGGACCAATAAAGAGGGATTTCGTTCCATTAAAATATAGAGAATAA
- a CDS encoding IS607 family transposase, which produces MLKPKEVCQRLGISYRTLQSYVKKGYIKPVILQSGKWRFREEDVEKLMGIVRRRKVILYARVSSNTQKDDLVNQVKYLEENVKEYDQVITDIGSGLNMKRKGFLKLLRMILNNEVSKVVIAYPDRLVRFGFEIIEEVCKAHNCEIVVLNMEDKTPEQELVEDLISILVSFSGKLQGMRSQKYEKVKKCVEELKN; this is translated from the coding sequence ATGTTAAAACCTAAAGAAGTCTGCCAACGCTTAGGAATATCATACCGCACTTTACAGAGCTACGTAAAGAAGGGTTACATCAAACCAGTAATACTACAGAGCGGGAAGTGGAGGTTCAGAGAAGAGGACGTAGAAAAACTGATGGGTATTGTAAGAAGGAGGAAAGTGATACTTTATGCTAGGGTATCATCAAACACACAAAAAGACGACCTGGTAAACCAAGTAAAATACCTAGAGGAGAACGTCAAAGAATACGACCAAGTAATAACAGACATTGGATCTGGATTAAACATGAAGAGAAAAGGATTCCTCAAGTTGTTAAGGATGATTCTGAACAACGAGGTGTCGAAAGTAGTCATAGCTTACCCAGACAGACTAGTTAGGTTTGGTTTCGAGATAATAGAGGAAGTGTGCAAAGCACATAATTGCGAAATAGTAGTTCTTAATATGGAAGACAAAACACCAGAACAAGAGCTAGTAGAAGACCTAATCTCAATCCTAGTATCATTTAGCGGAAAATTGCAAGGAATGAGGAGTCAAAAATACGAAAAGGTGAAAAAGTGTGTCGAAGAACTTAAGAATTAA
- a CDS encoding helix-turn-helix domain-containing protein, with the protein METQIDIRHNIKCCYKLSESDVDVFLKILEVRRPITSQELSKMLKVSKTTVDGSLKRLVDIGLVIRKKSENGKIGRPTYIYYLPVGIEEKIENDLKRCADQMLNTKV; encoded by the coding sequence ATGGAAACGCAAATAGATATAAGGCACAATATTAAATGCTGTTATAAGCTTAGTGAATCAGACGTAGATGTTTTTCTAAAAATCCTCGAAGTAAGAAGACCTATAACTTCGCAAGAATTATCAAAGATGCTAAAGGTTAGTAAAACTACTGTTGACGGAAGTTTGAAAAGGTTAGTCGATATAGGTCTAGTAATAAGGAAAAAATCGGAAAACGGGAAAATAGGTAGACCTACCTATATATATTATTTGCCGGTAGGAATAGAGGAAAAAATTGAAAACGATTTAAAAAGATGTGCAGATCAAATGCTTAATACAAAGGTATAG
- a CDS encoding VapB-type antitoxin, whose translation MSEIIRVSKEVKEKLVKISAELQLNKGKRVSLNDTVEYLISFYEENKNLKKDPQLLFSLLGSAKGIREEFERSRREDESSC comes from the coding sequence AAGGAAGTTAAGGAGAAATTGGTTAAGATTTCAGCTGAGCTGCAGTTAAACAAGGGAAAGAGGGTTAGTCTGAACGATACTGTAGAATATTTAATATCCTTTTATGAAGAGAATAAGAACTTAAAGAAGGACCCGCAGTTACTTTTTTCCCTCTTGGGTTCCGCAAAAGGTATAAGGGAAGAATTTGAGAGGTCGAGAAGAGAAGATGAGAGTAGTTGTTGA
- a CDS encoding antitoxin, whose protein sequence is MTTTVISIRVDEKLKKDLEELGIDYAELVRKYLEEVVRKEKKRRELEEADKIREELLKTHGYYSSSAELIREDRDDYH, encoded by the coding sequence ATGACCACCACTGTTATATCGATAAGAGTTGACGAGAAGCTTAAGAAGGATTTGGAAGAATTAGGGATAGATTATGCCGAGCTTGTTAGGAAATACTTGGAGGAAGTTGTAAGAAAAGAGAAAAAAAGGAGGGAATTAGAAGAGGCAGACAAGATAAGGGAAGAGCTTTTAAAAACTCACGGCTATTATTCATCCTCTGCAGAACTAATTAGGGAAGATAGAGATGACTATCATTGA
- a CDS encoding conjugal transfer protein encodes MMAIIATIPLWATLWLLEWTQRIAMVVVDLLIGLMIAGLVAAITFAILATTPLGALAFIIDPIAMYREFLQSSILRFPGEQMLGTFKKNKNQGTNEGNGSSSSSTESNGLSESPAGMYM; translated from the coding sequence ATGATGGCAATTATAGCAACAATACCATTATGGGCAACGTTATGGCTTTTAGAGTGGACGCAGAGAATAGCAATGGTCGTAGTCGATCTTTTAATCGGTTTGATGATAGCAGGGTTAGTTGCTGCTATAACGTTTGCGATCTTAGCAACAACCCCATTAGGTGCATTAGCGTTTATAATCGACCCAATAGCTATGTATAGGGAATTTTTGCAGTCTAGTATACTTCGTTTTCCAGGAGAACAAATGCTAGGAACCTTCAAGAAAAATAAGAATCAAGGTACAAATGAAGGCAATGGGTCGTCGTCTAGTAGTACAGAATCTAATGGACTCTCAGAATCTCCAGCTGGAATGTATATGTAA
- a CDS encoding GNAT family N-acetyltransferase: protein MKEIVMKKADDWRKVYELYSRLSNEDLYLRFFHYYRPSEEEVRKLVTEQGDHITIIAENEEGKVIAEGTIYDDGEFSLVVDPNFRMRGIGTAIVEKLIELGKEMGLKKIRFYTLPENIPMIKIGKKLGFKLTFTSDEVYGEKPLIVESVASYVSS, encoded by the coding sequence ATGAAGGAAATTGTTATGAAGAAAGCTGACGATTGGAGGAAGGTTTACGAGCTTTACAGCAGGTTATCTAATGAGGACCTTTACTTGAGGTTCTTCCATTATTATAGGCCAAGCGAAGAGGAAGTTAGGAAGTTGGTGACTGAACAGGGAGATCACATAACTATAATTGCTGAGAATGAGGAAGGTAAAGTAATTGCCGAGGGGACTATTTACGACGACGGAGAATTTTCGTTAGTTGTTGATCCGAACTTTAGGATGAGAGGAATAGGAACTGCAATAGTGGAGAAGTTAATAGAACTAGGTAAGGAAATGGGATTAAAGAAAATAAGGTTTTACACTTTGCCGGAAAATATTCCAATGATTAAAATAGGCAAAAAGCTTGGATTTAAATTGACTTTTACTAGTGACGAAGTTTATGGAGAGAAACCTTTGATAGTTGAGAGCGTGGCGTCGTATGTTAGCTCTTAA
- a CDS encoding PIN domain-containing protein yields MRVVVDTGLIVEVLEGSELGEKFLKLVKDGKLKPVITNLTLIEITYVICRKYGISKAKELVKKLLDSGYFELVNALDFSDYIVEVKCNNSLSILDASVIAAAKGLKVKALFKMEKELKDKRFDNVLFIENE; encoded by the coding sequence ATGAGAGTAGTTGTTGATACCGGATTAATAGTTGAGGTTTTAGAAGGATCTGAGTTGGGTGAAAAATTTCTTAAATTGGTCAAGGATGGAAAATTAAAGCCTGTAATTACTAACTTAACATTAATTGAAATAACTTACGTAATATGCAGGAAATACGGAATAAGTAAAGCTAAGGAGTTGGTTAAGAAATTATTAGATTCAGGCTATTTTGAGTTGGTTAATGCTTTAGATTTCTCAGATTATATAGTTGAGGTAAAGTGTAATAATTCACTCTCTATACTTGATGCCTCTGTTATTGCCGCAGCTAAAGGTCTAAAAGTTAAGGCTTTGTTCAAAATGGAGAAAGAGCTGAAAGATAAAAGGTTTGATAATGTTTTATTTATAGAAAATGAATAG
- a CDS encoding RNA-guided endonuclease InsQ/TnpB family protein codes for MSKNLRIKSLQPEEEYIYLTYSLENDKKEESKILLENYKTLLQKALDWLWEKVKVERKEVKKGKKVLTKVKITLPKKKEVYKVLRDELEKINNLASHYVDKAINDAYSILRSWKRRAEKGQASLMKPRLKKVYVRVKSTLRKVDGESVRITVRPYEYVKFSWSHTWFSKRVKGLELGEPIIKEDKVYLPFRYRLPWFTPLDFLSIDSNLYTLDAYDGEKFITFSMKELYSMKYGMELKRGRIQSFASKHSRKGKELLRKYSHRERNRVLDYVNRFVNKLLEMYPLTLFAVEKLNKQEMFRDASDKLSKKISKTVWRSIHRVLKYKAPLYGSFLKEVNPHLTSKSCPRCGWVSRKVGRTFHCERCGFTMDRQLNASLNIYLKMCEFPHIRDIPRVWVGVIPLKGRRGNGFPRDSVEAQGLRIRYNFMKIQ; via the coding sequence GTGTCGAAGAACTTAAGAATTAAATCACTCCAACCAGAGGAGGAGTACATTTACCTAACTTACTCCTTGGAGAATGATAAGAAGGAGGAAAGCAAGATATTACTAGAGAACTACAAGACGCTACTACAGAAAGCATTAGACTGGTTATGGGAGAAGGTGAAGGTAGAGAGAAAAGAAGTGAAGAAGGGAAAGAAAGTACTCACTAAGGTTAAAATAACCTTGCCTAAGAAAAAGGAAGTGTACAAGGTTTTGAGGGATGAGCTAGAGAAGATCAACAACTTAGCTTCACACTACGTGGATAAGGCAATAAACGACGCTTATTCCATTTTAAGGAGTTGGAAGAGGAGGGCTGAGAAGGGACAAGCGTCACTGATGAAACCTAGATTGAAGAAGGTTTACGTTAGGGTAAAATCAACTCTTAGGAAGGTTGATGGCGAGAGCGTAAGGATTACTGTAAGACCTTATGAATACGTCAAATTCTCTTGGTCTCACACTTGGTTTTCTAAGCGGGTTAAAGGGCTTGAACTAGGTGAGCCCATAATTAAGGAGGATAAGGTGTATTTACCATTTCGTTACAGATTACCTTGGTTTACTCCCCTTGACTTTCTCTCTATTGATAGTAACCTTTATACTCTAGATGCTTACGATGGTGAGAAGTTTATCACGTTTTCAATGAAGGAGTTGTACAGTATGAAGTACGGTATGGAGTTGAAGAGGGGTAGAATACAGTCTTTTGCTTCAAAGCACAGTAGGAAGGGGAAGGAGTTGTTGAGGAAGTATTCCCACCGTGAGAGGAACCGTGTGCTGGATTATGTTAACAGGTTCGTGAATAAGTTGCTTGAAATGTATCCTCTCACGTTGTTTGCTGTTGAAAAACTGAATAAGCAAGAGATGTTTAGAGACGCTAGCGACAAACTGTCCAAGAAGATTTCGAAAACTGTATGGAGGTCAATTCACCGTGTGCTAAAGTATAAGGCTCCTCTTTACGGTTCCTTCTTGAAGGAGGTGAACCCGCACCTCACTTCCAAGTCCTGCCCCAGATGTGGATGGGTTTCCCGAAAGGTTGGCAGGACTTTTCATTGCGAGAGATGTGGGTTCACCATGGATAGACAACTAAACGCATCTCTCAACATCTACCTCAAGATGTGCGAGTTTCCCCACATCCGTGATATTCCGCGGGTGTGGGTTGGGGTTATCCCGCTAAAGGGGCGGAGGGGTAACGGGTTTCCCCGTGACTCTGTTGAAGCCCAAGGGCTGAGAATTAGATACAATTTCATGAAAATTCAATGA